From a region of the Labilithrix sp. genome:
- a CDS encoding carbon starvation protein A: MHAAWWMLGALAILAIAYRYYSAFIAAKVLCLDDARKTAAHALEDGENFHPTNRVVLFGHHFAAITGAGPLIGPVLAAQFGFYPGFFWILIGVVLGGAVHDFIILVASVRRNGRSLAEIAREELGPQLGVVTAIAILFIVVIALAGLGNVVVGALAESAWGVFTVGASIPIALVMGLYIQRVRGGSVRGIREATIAGVLLLLLALVFGKHVGDSSYAVHLKLTKTTLTLAMAAYGFIASILPVWMLLCPRDYLSSYMKIGTIGLLVLGVIVVNPTIQMPGVTEYVHGGGPIVKGPLFPFVFITIACGAISGFHALVATGTTPKMIDKERDCRPIGYGAMLMEGLVGITALLAACAMPQEDYVAINTNPQIAVVAQNETGLARDEAQLARLDPVLTPHDRELLGLKEGEGAAAAAGRKIALSNALALSNRSLAALDYHVDPEAARATTLDDADFARLGVKTQELPELSRASDEVVAARTGGGVSLAVGMARVFSGFPGMSTLLAYWYHFAIMFEALFILTTIDTGTRIGRFLMQEFIGRASPELGKSTSRAGAIVSTGLIVGGWSYFILTGNISTIWPMFGIANQLLACTALAIATTILLREAKKKVYALITLGPLAFVGTTTLAAGIESVRTLFLPMMQKPATYTTGLVNVLVTSLLLLCVVLVIAGSAVRWLKLARTPPVAELA; this comes from the coding sequence ATGCACGCGGCGTGGTGGATGCTCGGCGCGCTCGCGATCCTCGCGATAGCGTATCGTTACTACTCCGCGTTCATCGCGGCGAAGGTCCTCTGCCTCGACGACGCGCGGAAGACGGCGGCGCACGCGCTCGAGGACGGAGAGAACTTCCACCCCACCAACCGCGTCGTCCTCTTCGGCCATCACTTCGCCGCGATCACGGGCGCGGGCCCGCTCATCGGCCCCGTCCTCGCGGCGCAGTTCGGCTTCTATCCCGGCTTCTTCTGGATCCTGATCGGCGTCGTCCTCGGCGGCGCGGTCCACGACTTCATCATCCTCGTCGCGAGCGTGCGCCGGAACGGTCGCTCGCTCGCGGAGATCGCGCGCGAGGAGCTCGGGCCGCAGCTCGGCGTCGTCACCGCGATCGCGATCCTGTTCATCGTCGTCATCGCGCTGGCGGGGCTCGGCAACGTCGTCGTCGGCGCGCTCGCGGAGAGCGCGTGGGGGGTCTTCACCGTGGGCGCGTCGATCCCGATCGCGCTCGTGATGGGCCTCTACATCCAGCGCGTGCGCGGCGGCTCGGTGCGCGGCATCCGCGAGGCGACGATCGCCGGCGTCCTGCTCCTGCTCCTCGCCCTCGTCTTCGGCAAACACGTCGGCGACTCGTCCTACGCGGTGCACCTAAAGCTGACGAAGACGACGCTCACCCTCGCGATGGCGGCGTACGGGTTCATCGCGAGCATCCTCCCGGTGTGGATGCTCCTCTGCCCGCGCGACTACCTCTCGAGCTACATGAAGATCGGGACGATCGGGCTCCTCGTGCTCGGCGTCATCGTCGTGAACCCCACGATCCAGATGCCGGGCGTCACCGAGTACGTCCACGGCGGCGGCCCGATCGTGAAGGGCCCGCTCTTCCCGTTCGTGTTCATCACGATCGCGTGCGGCGCGATCAGCGGCTTCCACGCCCTCGTCGCGACCGGCACCACGCCGAAGATGATCGACAAGGAGCGCGACTGCCGTCCGATCGGCTACGGCGCGATGCTGATGGAGGGCCTCGTCGGCATCACCGCGCTGCTCGCCGCGTGCGCGATGCCGCAGGAGGACTACGTCGCGATCAACACGAACCCGCAGATCGCGGTCGTAGCCCAGAATGAGACGGGCCTCGCGCGCGACGAGGCGCAGCTCGCGCGCCTCGATCCGGTGTTGACGCCGCACGATCGCGAGCTCCTCGGGCTCAAGGAAGGAGAGGGCGCCGCCGCAGCCGCCGGAAGGAAGATCGCGCTCTCGAACGCGCTCGCGCTCTCGAACCGCTCGCTCGCCGCGCTCGACTACCACGTCGATCCGGAGGCGGCGCGCGCGACGACCCTCGACGACGCCGACTTCGCGCGCCTCGGCGTCAAGACCCAGGAGCTCCCGGAGCTCTCGCGCGCCTCCGACGAGGTCGTCGCCGCGCGCACGGGCGGCGGCGTCTCCCTCGCGGTCGGGATGGCGCGCGTGTTCAGCGGCTTCCCCGGCATGAGCACGCTCCTCGCGTACTGGTACCACTTCGCGATCATGTTCGAGGCGCTCTTCATCTTGACGACGATCGACACCGGGACGCGCATCGGCCGCTTCCTGATGCAGGAGTTCATCGGGCGCGCCTCGCCGGAGCTCGGCAAGTCGACGTCGCGCGCCGGCGCGATCGTCTCCACCGGCCTCATCGTCGGCGGCTGGTCGTACTTCATCCTGACCGGCAACATCTCCACGATCTGGCCGATGTTCGGGATCGCGAACCAGCTCCTCGCCTGCACCGCGCTCGCGATCGCGACGACGATCCTGCTGCGCGAGGCGAAGAAGAAGGTCTACGCGCTCATCACGCTCGGCCCGCTCGCCTTCGTCGGGACGACCACGCTCGCGGCGGGGATCGAGAGCGTGCGCACGCTCTTCCTCCCGATGATGCAGAAGCCCGCGACCTACACGACCGGCCTCGTGAACGTCCTCGTGACGTCGCTCCTCCTCCTCTGCGTCGTCCTCGTCATCGCCGGCAGCGCGGTCCGCTGGCTCAAGCTCGCGAGGACGCCTCCCGTCGCGGAGCTAGCCTAA
- a CDS encoding TIGR02996 domain-containing protein, whose protein sequence is MKWRATERDAAFLAAICASPDDDAPRLVYADHLLERGEHRRGELIIAQCAVARLPRRSVAWRRAKTREEELRAGGRDVACSAAAVRVRRAPRARGAAARAPDAWRSRVGPCANARARGDRPPERLVQPDARAARPRRARRGRPDARLK, encoded by the coding sequence ATGAAGTGGCGGGCAACCGAGCGTGACGCGGCGTTCCTCGCCGCGATCTGCGCGTCGCCGGACGACGACGCGCCTCGGCTCGTCTACGCCGACCACCTGCTCGAACGCGGTGAGCATCGTCGCGGCGAGCTCATCATCGCGCAGTGCGCCGTCGCGCGCTTGCCGCGACGGAGCGTGGCGTGGCGGCGCGCGAAGACACGCGAGGAGGAGCTCCGCGCCGGCGGCCGCGACGTGGCGTGTAGCGCCGCTGCCGTTCGCGTGCGTCGCGCTCCACGCGCGCGAGGGGCAGCCGCGCGCGCGCCCGACGCTTGGCGATCTCGCGTGGGTCCGTGCGCGAATGCCCGCGCTCGAGGCGATCGTCCTCCGGAGCGACTCGTGCAGCCTGACGCTCGCGCCGCGCGACCTCGCCGCGCTCGACGAGGACGACCCGACGCGCGATTGAAGTAA
- a CDS encoding Uma2 family endonuclease, translating into MTTAAELLFTPYDAYLALESTSDQKHEWINGLVYAMSRGTPEHGRLSAAMLRALPQSEQCRVYSSDTPLYIEQAHHSTYADASIVCGAILTRGAKDKNGKSLGEAITNPAVVVEVLSKSTEQRDRSDRFALFQQVESLEEYVLVSQNERRIEVRRRGPRGWSTEVAGPGESARIHGAAISVDASYA; encoded by the coding sequence GTGACGACCGCCGCGGAGCTGCTCTTCACGCCATACGACGCGTACCTGGCGCTCGAGTCGACGAGCGACCAGAAGCACGAGTGGATCAACGGGCTCGTCTACGCGATGTCGCGCGGGACGCCGGAGCACGGTCGGCTCTCGGCCGCCATGCTCCGCGCGCTGCCGCAGTCGGAGCAGTGCCGCGTGTACTCGTCCGACACGCCCCTCTACATCGAGCAGGCGCACCACTCGACGTATGCAGACGCCAGCATCGTCTGCGGGGCCATCCTCACGCGCGGCGCAAAGGACAAGAACGGCAAGAGCCTCGGCGAGGCGATCACGAACCCCGCCGTCGTGGTCGAGGTGCTCTCGAAGTCGACGGAGCAACGTGACCGGAGCGATCGTTTCGCGCTCTTTCAGCAGGTCGAATCGCTCGAAGAGTACGTGCTGGTCTCTCAGAACGAGCGCCGGATCGAGGTGCGCCGGCGCGGGCCGCGCGGGTGGAGCACCGAAGTGGCGGGCCCCGGCGAGAGCGCGCGCATTCACGGCGCCGCGATCTCGGTCGACGCGAGCTACGCCTAA
- a CDS encoding sigma-70 family RNA polymerase sigma factor — MKPTDRELVDRARDGDASAFGELVKKHQQRIHRLAIHMLRDRAEAEDVTQETFIRAYQALARFDGRSEPYTWFYRITINLSLNRIRSRKARKTSHDTDDPRLDAVLVDRKPETSDPGATAQRQEMYRALTTGIDGLSDTLRTTLILVCVDGRSHEEVAAILGAPEGTIAWRVHEARRKLREYMQTRGFDPEGDGT, encoded by the coding sequence ATGAAGCCGACCGACCGCGAGCTCGTCGACCGCGCCCGGGACGGTGACGCCTCCGCGTTCGGCGAGCTGGTGAAGAAGCACCAGCAGCGCATCCATCGGCTCGCGATCCACATGCTGCGCGATCGCGCGGAGGCCGAGGACGTCACGCAAGAGACGTTCATCCGCGCCTACCAGGCGCTCGCGCGCTTCGACGGCCGGAGCGAGCCGTACACCTGGTTTTACCGCATCACGATCAACCTCTCCTTGAACCGCATCCGCTCGCGGAAGGCGCGGAAGACGTCGCACGACACGGACGATCCGCGGCTCGACGCGGTGCTCGTCGATCGCAAGCCCGAGACGAGCGATCCCGGCGCGACCGCGCAGCGGCAGGAGATGTACCGCGCGCTGACGACCGGCATCGACGGGCTGTCCGACACGCTGCGGACCACGCTGATCCTCGTGTGCGTCGACGGGCGCTCGCACGAGGAGGTCGCCGCGATCCTCGGCGCGCCCGAAGGCACCATCGCCTGGCGCGTTCACGAAGCTCGGCGCAAGCTAAGGGAGTACATGCAGACCCGGGGCTTCGACCCCGAGGGAGATGGGACGTGA
- a CDS encoding efflux RND transporter periplasmic adaptor subunit — translation MTERAAITQDVRRALAAEEGGRRWLRRLAALGVVAVLVGGGLAYRAKNRPLPPARYVTAAPTTGDVSEKVQATGAVQPVLQVNVGSQVNGRIAKVYVDFNSVVKKGDLLAEIDPVQYGAAASQVSAQVTAQRASVESSKANAEAARITYERTKRLYEQGLASKGELDTAYGQSEVSKAQALAAEAQVGAIQAQLQQSQTNVGWTKIYSPVDGVVVNRSIDPGATVVASFQAPVLFVIAQDLRKMRVMADVDEADVGKLKEGMEAEAVVDAFPGETFKGSVEQVRYSPTTTAGVVTYSAVVEVENPEEKLRPGMTATVTIKTKEAKAALRVPNAALRYKPTPPMGPNGKPIPQPPEPPLTKGNGRVWLLVNDKPGDEKTEQKLISIGITDGINTEVTGGLPPDAKLVTDETDDPNQKKTKKPF, via the coding sequence ATGACGGAACGCGCTGCAATTACTCAGGATGTTCGCCGCGCCCTCGCGGCGGAGGAGGGGGGCCGCCGCTGGCTTCGTCGTCTGGCCGCGCTCGGCGTGGTCGCGGTGCTGGTGGGAGGCGGGCTCGCCTACCGTGCCAAGAACCGGCCGCTGCCGCCCGCGCGGTACGTGACCGCGGCACCCACCACCGGCGACGTCTCGGAGAAGGTGCAGGCCACGGGCGCGGTCCAGCCGGTGCTCCAGGTCAACGTCGGCTCGCAGGTCAACGGCCGCATCGCGAAGGTCTACGTCGACTTCAACTCCGTCGTGAAGAAGGGCGATCTCCTCGCGGAGATCGATCCGGTGCAATACGGCGCCGCCGCGAGCCAGGTGTCGGCGCAGGTCACCGCGCAGCGAGCGTCGGTCGAGAGCTCGAAGGCGAACGCCGAGGCCGCGCGCATCACGTACGAGCGCACGAAGCGCCTCTACGAGCAGGGCCTCGCCTCGAAGGGCGAGCTCGACACGGCGTACGGTCAGTCCGAGGTGTCGAAGGCGCAAGCGCTCGCGGCGGAGGCGCAGGTCGGCGCGATCCAGGCGCAGCTCCAGCAGTCGCAGACCAACGTCGGCTGGACGAAGATCTACTCGCCGGTCGATGGCGTCGTCGTGAACCGCTCGATCGATCCCGGCGCGACCGTGGTCGCGAGCTTCCAGGCGCCGGTCCTCTTCGTCATCGCGCAGGACCTCCGGAAGATGCGCGTGATGGCCGACGTCGACGAGGCGGACGTCGGCAAGCTGAAGGAGGGGATGGAGGCCGAGGCCGTCGTCGACGCGTTCCCCGGCGAGACGTTCAAGGGCTCGGTCGAGCAGGTCCGCTACTCGCCGACCACGACCGCGGGCGTCGTCACGTACTCCGCCGTCGTCGAGGTCGAGAACCCGGAGGAGAAGCTCCGCCCCGGCATGACGGCGACGGTGACGATCAAGACGAAGGAGGCGAAGGCCGCGCTCCGCGTCCCGAACGCCGCCCTCCGCTACAAGCCGACGCCGCCGATGGGCCCGAACGGCAAGCCGATCCCGCAGCCGCCGGAGCCGCCGCTCACGAAGGGCAACGGCCGCGTGTGGCTCCTCGTGAACGACAAGCCGGGCGACGAGAAGACGGAGCAGAAGCTCATCTCCATCGGCATCACCGACGGCATCAACACCGAGGTGACGGGCGGCCTCCCGCCGGACGCGAAGCTCGTCACCGACGAGACCGACGATCCGAACCAGAAGAAGACCAAGAAGCCCTTCTGA
- a CDS encoding ABC transporter ATP-binding protein yields the protein MDVLIACKHLSKDYESGAGVVRALREIDLEIAQGEFVAIVGTSGSGKSTLMNILGCLDRPTRGAYELAGFDIGERSSDARAILRNRLIGFIFQGFNLLPRTTALENVELPLVYRGVSVKERRRRALESLDAVGLAERVHHTPNQLSGGQQQRVAIARALVTSPPMLLADEPTGNLDTRTSLEVLALLQKLNRDRGITIVLVTHEHDIAACASRVVTFRDGRIVSDVRDEPVDAATELEKLPPPDTSAAASDDADDPAAAERRRLGGPVPKLLYLAMMAGALLGVWLGGLYESAILDLRSGWIPYAFAFVFEALAAVWWARRSMPRPLTSDQRVRVALTYTLGAAVVLAPLTAFGLMPWSKAVEARLESLSSSGVALAIGVVLLGLATAALARYLVIALVTPLFAPVKRDHEKPA from the coding sequence ATGGACGTGCTGATCGCCTGCAAGCACCTCTCGAAGGACTACGAGTCCGGGGCGGGGGTGGTGCGCGCGCTGCGCGAGATCGACCTCGAGATCGCGCAGGGCGAGTTCGTCGCGATCGTCGGGACGAGCGGCTCGGGCAAGAGCACGCTCATGAACATCCTCGGCTGCCTCGATCGCCCGACCCGCGGCGCCTACGAGCTCGCCGGCTTCGACATCGGCGAGCGCTCGAGCGACGCGCGCGCGATCCTCCGCAACCGCCTCATCGGCTTCATCTTCCAGGGCTTCAACCTCCTCCCGCGCACGACCGCGCTCGAGAACGTGGAGCTCCCGCTCGTCTATCGCGGCGTCTCGGTGAAGGAGCGCCGCCGGCGCGCGCTCGAGTCCCTCGACGCGGTCGGGCTCGCCGAACGCGTGCACCATACACCCAACCAGCTCTCCGGCGGCCAGCAGCAGCGCGTCGCGATCGCGCGCGCGCTCGTCACGAGCCCGCCGATGCTCCTCGCCGACGAGCCCACCGGCAACCTCGACACGCGCACGAGCCTCGAGGTCCTCGCGCTCTTGCAGAAGCTCAATCGCGATCGCGGCATCACGATCGTCCTCGTCACGCACGAGCACGACATCGCCGCGTGCGCGTCGCGCGTCGTCACCTTCCGCGACGGCCGCATCGTGAGCGACGTGCGCGACGAGCCGGTCGACGCCGCGACGGAGCTCGAGAAGCTCCCGCCGCCGGACACGTCGGCGGCGGCGAGCGACGACGCCGACGATCCCGCCGCGGCGGAGCGGCGCCGCCTCGGCGGGCCGGTCCCGAAGCTCCTCTACCTCGCGATGATGGCGGGCGCGCTCCTCGGCGTCTGGCTCGGCGGCCTCTACGAGTCGGCGATCCTCGACCTGAGATCGGGCTGGATCCCGTACGCGTTCGCGTTCGTGTTCGAGGCGCTCGCGGCGGTGTGGTGGGCGCGGCGGAGCATGCCGCGCCCGCTCACGAGCGATCAGCGCGTGCGCGTCGCGCTCACGTACACGCTCGGCGCGGCGGTGGTCCTCGCGCCGCTCACCGCCTTCGGCCTCATGCCGTGGAGCAAGGCGGTCGAGGCGCGCCTCGAGTCCCTCTCCTCGAGCGGCGTCGCCCTCGCGATCGGCGTCGTCCTCCTCGGCCTCGCGACCGCCGCGCTCGCGCGCTACCTCGTCATCGCGCTCGTCACGCCGCTCTTCGCCCCGGTCAAGCGAGACCACGAGAAGCCGGCATGA
- a CDS encoding ABC transporter permease: protein MTLFLGAVRLALSAIVRNKLRAALTVLGILIGVTAVVMVTALAGGASASVGDQIDAFGSNMLFINPQSVQTSGARAKATGRLTEADGRAIAREAVSVAGVAPWLSTMGQVVYGDKNVSTSLVGTTTSYFPIRRFSIGKGELWTESDELVKTKVCVIGMTVAEKLFGNQDPVGRTIRIGRYPYRIIGTLAPKGTSPFGEDQDDRLLMPIGSFRGRVMRTSPGRVDMLLASATSVETTSRAQAQVTSILRQRHRIADGREADFSVNTQSEFRQKQEAIAQVLSALLLSVAAVSLVVGGIGVMNIMLVSVAERTREIGIRLSIGARGQDILVQFLVEAIVLSLAGGILGIAIGSGATIALGRALGWNATPTAASIGVAAVTSAVIGVVFGFLPARRAALLDPIDALRTE, encoded by the coding sequence ATGACGCTGTTCCTCGGCGCGGTCCGGCTCGCGCTGTCCGCGATCGTGCGGAACAAGCTGCGCGCGGCGCTCACGGTGCTCGGCATCCTCATCGGCGTCACCGCGGTGGTGATGGTCACCGCGCTCGCGGGCGGCGCCTCCGCGAGCGTGGGCGATCAGATCGACGCCTTCGGCTCGAACATGCTCTTCATCAACCCGCAGAGCGTGCAGACGTCGGGCGCGCGGGCGAAGGCGACCGGCCGCCTGACCGAAGCGGACGGCCGCGCGATCGCGCGCGAGGCGGTCAGCGTCGCCGGCGTCGCGCCGTGGCTCTCGACGATGGGGCAGGTCGTCTACGGCGATAAGAACGTCTCGACCTCGCTCGTGGGCACGACGACGAGCTACTTCCCGATCCGCCGCTTCAGCATCGGCAAGGGCGAGCTCTGGACCGAGAGCGACGAGCTCGTGAAGACGAAGGTCTGCGTGATCGGGATGACGGTCGCGGAGAAGCTCTTTGGCAATCAAGACCCGGTCGGCCGCACGATCCGGATTGGCCGTTATCCATACCGCATCATCGGCACGCTCGCGCCGAAGGGCACTTCCCCTTTCGGCGAGGACCAGGACGACCGCCTCCTCATGCCGATCGGCAGCTTCCGCGGCCGCGTGATGCGCACCTCGCCGGGTCGCGTCGACATGCTCCTCGCCTCGGCCACCTCGGTCGAGACGACCTCGCGCGCGCAGGCGCAGGTCACCTCCATCCTGCGCCAGCGCCACCGCATCGCGGACGGGCGCGAGGCGGATTTCTCGGTGAACACGCAGTCCGAGTTCCGCCAGAAGCAGGAGGCGATCGCGCAGGTGCTCTCCGCGCTCCTCCTCTCCGTCGCCGCCGTCTCGCTCGTCGTCGGCGGCATCGGCGTGATGAACATCATGCTGGTCTCGGTCGCCGAGCGGACGCGCGAAATCGGTATTCGATTGTCGATCGGCGCGCGAGGGCAGGACATCCTCGTCCAGTTCCTCGTCGAGGCGATCGTGCTGTCGCTCGCGGGCGGCATATTGGGTATTGCGATCGGCTCCGGCGCGACGATCGCGCTCGGGCGCGCCCTCGGCTGGAACGCGACCCCGACCGCCGCGTCGATCGGCGTCGCCGCGGTGACGAGCGCCGTCATCGGCGTCGTCTTCGGCTTCCTGCCGGCGCGGCGCGCGGCGCTGCTCGATCCGATCGACGCGTTGAGGACGGAGTGA
- a CDS encoding ABC transporter permease has translation MLSALLTGVRLAILSITRSTLRAGLTILGILIGVAAVVTVTALGAGARDQVSSQIEGMGSNVIMVSPQSAAASGARGALGSGVRLTEDDGKAILREAVSVSAFTPALRSGGQVMAGDKNWLTQFIGGNRSFFKVRNWKVARGAEWDEHDEATKAKVCILGSTVAEKLFGNEDPVGRHVRMGRYSWRVVGVLESKGEAPFGGDQDNMVLLPIGSMRGRLMRTAPGFAGVLLISATSAETTQRAVQQIDSILRQRHRIIEGREPDFWIRTQQEFQAMQGAIYGLLTVLLVCIAAVSLVVGGIGVMNIMLVSVTERTREIGIRMAIGARANDIMTQFLVEAVFLALIGGVSGALAGVGLIHFLGDTLGWPMKLDPTALTVAVMTSALTGIAFGFFPARRAAGLDPIVALRHE, from the coding sequence ATGCTCTCCGCGCTCCTCACCGGCGTCCGACTGGCCATTCTGTCGATCACGCGCTCGACGCTGCGCGCGGGCCTCACGATCCTGGGCATCCTCATCGGCGTCGCGGCGGTCGTCACCGTCACCGCGCTCGGCGCGGGCGCGCGCGATCAGGTGTCCTCCCAGATCGAGGGCATGGGCTCGAACGTGATCATGGTGTCGCCGCAGAGCGCGGCCGCCTCCGGCGCGCGCGGTGCGCTCGGCTCGGGCGTGCGCCTGACCGAGGACGACGGCAAGGCGATCCTGCGCGAGGCGGTGAGCGTCAGCGCCTTCACGCCCGCGCTCCGCTCCGGCGGCCAGGTGATGGCGGGCGACAAGAACTGGCTCACGCAGTTCATCGGCGGCAACCGCTCCTTCTTCAAGGTCCGCAACTGGAAGGTTGCGCGAGGCGCGGAGTGGGACGAGCACGACGAGGCGACGAAGGCGAAGGTCTGCATCCTCGGCTCGACCGTCGCGGAGAAGCTCTTCGGCAACGAGGACCCGGTCGGCCGTCACGTGCGCATGGGCCGCTACTCGTGGCGCGTCGTCGGCGTCCTCGAGTCGAAGGGCGAGGCCCCGTTCGGCGGCGATCAGGACAACATGGTCCTCCTCCCGATCGGCTCGATGCGCGGCCGCCTCATGCGCACGGCGCCGGGGTTCGCCGGGGTGCTCCTCATCTCCGCGACGAGCGCGGAGACCACGCAGCGCGCGGTCCAGCAGATCGACTCGATCCTCCGCCAGCGTCACCGCATCATCGAGGGGCGCGAGCCGGACTTCTGGATCCGCACGCAGCAGGAGTTCCAGGCGATGCAGGGGGCGATCTACGGGCTCCTCACGGTCCTCCTCGTCTGCATCGCCGCGGTCTCGCTCGTCGTCGGCGGCATCGGCGTGATGAACATCATGCTCGTCTCGGTGACGGAGCGGACGCGCGAGATCGGCATCCGGATGGCGATCGGGGCGCGCGCCAACGACATCATGACGCAGTTCCTCGTGGAGGCGGTGTTCCTCGCCCTCATCGGCGGGGTGTCGGGAGCGCTCGCAGGAGTCGGCCTGATCCACTTCCTCGGCGACACGCTGGGCTGGCCGATGAAGCTCGATCCGACCGCGCTCACCGTCGCGGTGATGACGAGCGCGCTGACGGGCATCGCGTTCGGCTTCTTCCCCGCGCGCCGGGCCGCAGGCCTCGACCCGATCGTCGCTCTCCGGCACGAGTAA
- a CDS encoding trypsin-like serine protease, producing the protein MTQAIQGGAVDTTSSYAVAVCREGDDGACVEVCTGTLLLPNLVVTARHCIAHAPSTFDCADGPTFGQDEPGRLAIGTRPTVDRGGAGWHNVDDFIVSIENSACGNDIALLVLADLVTPEEVVPATPELSRAASDPAFRGRFVALGYGATGPATNEGVGARRVLENIPVVCVPGEANLDCPPGANVHPSEMVGGSGVCSGDSGSGAFEQGAFDRGEALLLGVFSRGGEDREHCFGSIYTRLDRHRDLVLTAAREASADFTKYPRPAWAMDVSDAGAAGDDAGVGRREAGDIVARGSGCACAVGPTPGLRGGLGGLAAVAVAVLSTRFRRRK; encoded by the coding sequence GTGACGCAGGCCATTCAGGGAGGCGCCGTCGACACGACGAGCAGCTACGCCGTCGCCGTCTGCCGGGAGGGGGACGACGGCGCTTGCGTCGAGGTCTGCACCGGCACGCTCCTCCTCCCCAACCTCGTCGTGACGGCGCGCCACTGCATCGCGCACGCGCCGAGCACGTTCGACTGCGCCGACGGCCCCACGTTCGGCCAGGACGAGCCTGGTCGTCTCGCGATCGGCACCCGCCCCACGGTCGATCGCGGCGGGGCGGGGTGGCACAACGTCGACGATTTCATCGTTTCAATCGAAAATAGTGCATGTGGCAATGATATCGCTTTACTTGTTTTAGCGGATCTCGTCACGCCCGAGGAGGTCGTGCCCGCCACGCCGGAGCTCTCGCGCGCGGCGTCGGATCCCGCGTTTCGCGGGAGGTTCGTCGCGCTCGGCTACGGCGCGACGGGACCGGCGACGAACGAGGGCGTTGGAGCACGCCGCGTGCTCGAGAACATCCCGGTGGTGTGCGTCCCGGGAGAGGCGAACCTCGACTGCCCGCCAGGCGCCAACGTGCACCCGTCCGAGATGGTGGGAGGTAGCGGCGTCTGCTCCGGCGACAGCGGCTCGGGTGCGTTCGAGCAAGGAGCCTTCGACCGGGGCGAGGCGCTCCTCCTCGGCGTCTTCTCGCGAGGTGGAGAGGATCGAGAGCACTGCTTCGGCTCGATCTACACGCGCCTCGACCGGCACCGCGACCTCGTGCTCACCGCCGCCCGCGAAGCGTCGGCCGACTTCACGAAGTACCCCAGGCCCGCGTGGGCGATGGACGTCAGCGATGCGGGGGCCGCCGGCGACGACGCGGGCGTCGGTCGCCGCGAGGCCGGCGACATCGTGGCTCGGGGCAGCGGCTGCGCGTGCGCGGTCGGGCCGACGCCTGGACTTCGAGGTGGACTAGGTGGGCTGGCGGCGGTCGCCGTCGCCGTGCTGTCTACACGCTTTCGGCGGAGGAAGTGA
- a CDS encoding RNA polymerase sigma factor — MLWPTVVARESVLAEALEDRIARGHPDAIVEAYRAHHAHVRAFAERLVGDRMAAEDLVHEVFVALPDSMRRFEGQCSLRTWLIAIAARRAQNHVRTAQRRRRAESGLAFEPRPDPTRPDEAAERAELATLLTRALDALPLDQRVAFVLCEVEERTSVEAAQMLDTSDGTVRARVHLAKKKLRAELERLAPTTPRAKEAP, encoded by the coding sequence ATGCTCTGGCCCACCGTCGTGGCGCGCGAATCCGTTCTGGCGGAGGCACTCGAAGATCGGATCGCGCGGGGCCACCCCGACGCGATCGTGGAGGCCTATCGCGCGCACCACGCCCACGTCCGCGCGTTCGCGGAGCGCCTCGTCGGCGATCGCATGGCGGCGGAGGACCTTGTCCACGAGGTCTTCGTCGCGCTCCCCGACTCCATGCGTCGCTTCGAAGGCCAGTGCTCGCTCCGGACGTGGCTCATCGCGATCGCGGCGCGGCGGGCGCAGAACCACGTGCGTACGGCGCAGCGCCGTCGTCGCGCGGAGAGCGGCCTCGCGTTCGAGCCGCGCCCCGATCCCACGCGCCCGGACGAAGCGGCGGAGCGCGCGGAGCTCGCGACGCTCCTGACCCGCGCGCTCGACGCGCTGCCGCTCGATCAGCGCGTCGCGTTCGTGCTGTGCGAGGTGGAGGAGCGCACGAGCGTGGAGGCGGCGCAGATGCTCGACACGAGCGACGGCACGGTCCGCGCACGCGTCCACCTCGCGAAGAAGAAGCTCCGCGCGGAGCTCGAGCGCCTGGCCCCGACCACGCCGCGCGCGAAGGAGGCCCCATGA